The Tripterygium wilfordii isolate XIE 37 chromosome 4, ASM1340144v1, whole genome shotgun sequence genome has a window encoding:
- the LOC119997282 gene encoding uncharacterized protein LOC119997282 translates to MFNFLQRRHKNLLLESTEEDEVHVEAESSNCKLKKRGGSTPGRVFIDRNRKEGHEKLVRDYFSANPTYNEKIFRRRYRMSRDLFNRIHEGVLSYDNYFVQSRDAANKAGLSSLQKVTAALRMMAYGVSADMIDENLRIAESTANEAMKKFVEAVIVVFGERYLRQPNSTDISRLLQLHEDRGFPGMLGSLDCMHWTWKNCPSAWKGHYSGHHKEATLILEATSSMVVLHQ, encoded by the exons ATGTTTAACTTTCTCCAAAGAAGACACAAAAATTTGCTCCTTGAGTCTACAGAAGAGGATGAGGTGCATGTTGAAGCTGAAAGTTCAAATTGCAAGTTGAAGAAAAGAGGAGGTTCTACTCCTGGCCGTGTCTTTATCGACCGCAACAGGAAAGAAGGCCACGAGAAGTTAGTGCGTGACTACTTCTCTGCCAACCCGACATACAATGAAAAAATTTTCCGAAGGCGATATCGTATGAGCCGTGATTTGTTCAATCGTATTCATGAAGGTGTTCTTTCTTATGACAACTATTTTGTTCAATCTCGAGATGCAGCGAATAAGGCTGGGTTATCTTCATTGCAGAAAGTTACTGCAGCTCTCAGAATGATGGCCTATGGAGTATCCGCTGATATGATTGATGAAAATCTACGGATAGCTGAAAGTACCGCAAATGAGGCGATGAAAAAGTTTGTTGAAGCAGTGATTGTCGTTTTCGGCGAACGTTACCTGAGGCAACCTAATTCTACTGATATTTCCAGGTTGCTTCAGCTACATGAGGATCGTGGATTCCCTGGAATGCTTGGTAGCTTAGATTGTATGCACTGGACATGGAAGAATTGTCCAAGTGCATGGAAAGGTCATTACTCCGGCCATCATAAAGAAGCAACTTTAATCTTGGAGGCT ACATCATCAATGGTCGTGCTCCACCAGTGA
- the LOC119996334 gene encoding uncharacterized protein LOC119996334 isoform X2: MSMPVMDSPMVDVNNNKVKPKKSENYTVQEDLILIAAWEHTSEDAITGTDQAKEQYWIRVWREYSENAKSYPPRSDKSIVNRFSVIRTKCLKFSGIVQSIENAHPSGMGEKDKLNEALKTWALEEKEKSFKLLHCYNVLKNSHKWMTEVVLPTSRRNIPASAECYTIGDDDIPSGHVEPDRPIGRKAEKELRRKKKMKVEDSEESTASVNFRHSQEMLQKRHDQRMEVVVEDTKKMDELMEMKREKIRLDQDNNPYHNDDCL, encoded by the exons ATGAGCATGCCTGTTATGGATTCCCCCATGGTTGATGTGAATAATAACAAGGTGAAGCCAAAGAAATCCGAGAATTATACGGTTCAAGAAGACCTTATTCTAATTGCGGCTTGGGAGCACACTAGTGAAGATGCAATTACCGGGACGGATCAAGCAAAGGAGCAATACTGGATTCGTGTTTGGCGTGAGTATTCTGAGAATGCAAAGTCATATCCTCCTCGTAGTGATAAGTCAATCGTGAATCGCTTTAGTGTTATTCGGACCAAGTGTTTGAAATTTTCTGGTATTGTTCAAAGTATTGAGAATGCACATCCTAGTGGCATGGGAGAGAAAGACAAG CTAAATGAAGCTTTGAAAACATGGGCcctagaagagaaagaaaaaagtttcaaaCTACTTCATTGCTACAATGTCTTGAAGAACTCACACAAATGGATGACTGAAGTTGTTCTACCTACAAGTAGAAGAAACATTCCAGCATCGGCGGAATGTTATACAATTGGGGATGATGATATACCTTCGGGGCATGTGGAGCCGGATAGGCCTATTGGGAGGAAAGCGGAGAAAGAGCTAAGGcggaagaaaaagatgaaagttGAAGATAGTGAAGAGTCAACAGCTTCCGTCAATTTTCGTCATTCGCAAGAAATGCTTCAAAAAAGGCATGACCAAAGGATGGAAGTTGTAGTTGAAGATACAAAGAAGATGGATGAGCTAATGGAGATGAAGAGGGAGAAAATCAGGCTTGA CCAAGATAATAACCCATATCATAATGATGATTGTTTATAA
- the LOC119996334 gene encoding uncharacterized protein LOC119996334 isoform X1 has product MSMPVMDSPMVDVNNNKVKPKKSENYTVQEDLILIAAWEHTSEDAITGTDQAKEQYWIRVWREYSENAKSYPPRSDKSIVNRFSVIRTKCLKFSGIVQSIENAHPSGMGEKDKLNEALKTWALEEKEKSFKLLHCYNVLKNSHKWMTEVVLPTSRRNIPASAECYTIGDDDIPSGHVEPDRPIGRKAEKELRRKKKMKVEDSEESTASVNFRHSQEMLQKRHDQRMEVVVEDTKKMDELMEMKREKIRLDQEWREEKLMTVDMTNLSEMQRKFVEMKQKKIFERYFSK; this is encoded by the exons ATGAGCATGCCTGTTATGGATTCCCCCATGGTTGATGTGAATAATAACAAGGTGAAGCCAAAGAAATCCGAGAATTATACGGTTCAAGAAGACCTTATTCTAATTGCGGCTTGGGAGCACACTAGTGAAGATGCAATTACCGGGACGGATCAAGCAAAGGAGCAATACTGGATTCGTGTTTGGCGTGAGTATTCTGAGAATGCAAAGTCATATCCTCCTCGTAGTGATAAGTCAATCGTGAATCGCTTTAGTGTTATTCGGACCAAGTGTTTGAAATTTTCTGGTATTGTTCAAAGTATTGAGAATGCACATCCTAGTGGCATGGGAGAGAAAGACAAG CTAAATGAAGCTTTGAAAACATGGGCcctagaagagaaagaaaaaagtttcaaaCTACTTCATTGCTACAATGTCTTGAAGAACTCACACAAATGGATGACTGAAGTTGTTCTACCTACAAGTAGAAGAAACATTCCAGCATCGGCGGAATGTTATACAATTGGGGATGATGATATACCTTCGGGGCATGTGGAGCCGGATAGGCCTATTGGGAGGAAAGCGGAGAAAGAGCTAAGGcggaagaaaaagatgaaagttGAAGATAGTGAAGAGTCAACAGCTTCCGTCAATTTTCGTCATTCGCAAGAAATGCTTCAAAAAAGGCATGACCAAAGGATGGAAGTTGTAGTTGAAGATACAAAGAAGATGGATGAGCTAATGGAGATGAAGAGGGAGAAAATCAGGCTTGATCAAGAATGGAGAGAGGAAAAGCTCATGACGGTTGATATGACCAACTTGAGTGAAATGCAACGCAAGTTCGTGGAAATGAAGCAAAAGAAGATATTCGAAAGATATTTCTCGAAATGA